One genomic segment of Natrialbaceae archaeon AArc-T1-2 includes these proteins:
- a CDS encoding SagB/ThcOx family dehydrogenase, which translates to MVDAREYHQRTKHAPRNVRGGGRLDFENKPTPYKQYAELSREELPDDPSGPTTPALEAITVDGPTPPGRDLFGDLEADELDRETLGELCHYAAGITKEIELENRTVEFRAASCTGALYHVDLYPVCGDLEDLEAGVYHYDPRTESLDVLRRGDYRGVLAAASEDDRVADAPVTFVATSTWWRNAWKYGERTFRHAFWDSGTILANLLAVAHSRGLPASVTLGFADDPVGSLLGLDPSDEAPLELVPVGVAESAPAEPDVDPIDPETDPLSPDPKTYSLIERAWRAGTLADGDRAEEWRRTARDAAPVGTRNPGDGDTVSLEPVSRETASSRPLANTIVRRGSCREYDREPISFRKLSTILDRAIRAAPLDVRDEDAPALSFVEPFLVVNGVDGLEAGTYHYHPDEAQLERLRRGECRQEAGHLALDQRLGADAAVCLYFLTDLEAVTDALGDRGYRLAQLEASLAAGRLYLATYAHRALGGTGLTFYDDVVTDFFEPRADGATPTFLYTIGRPAK; encoded by the coding sequence ATGGTCGACGCACGCGAGTACCACCAACGGACGAAACACGCCCCGCGGAACGTTCGCGGCGGCGGCCGACTCGACTTCGAGAACAAGCCGACGCCGTACAAGCAGTACGCCGAGCTGTCCCGAGAGGAGCTTCCCGACGACCCGTCCGGTCCCACGACGCCCGCACTCGAGGCGATAACCGTCGACGGACCGACGCCGCCGGGGCGTGACCTCTTCGGCGACCTCGAGGCCGACGAACTCGACCGCGAGACGCTCGGAGAGCTCTGTCACTACGCCGCGGGGATCACGAAAGAGATCGAACTCGAGAACCGAACCGTCGAGTTCCGGGCTGCGTCGTGTACCGGGGCGTTGTATCACGTCGACCTCTACCCCGTCTGTGGCGACCTCGAGGATCTCGAAGCCGGCGTCTACCACTACGATCCGCGAACCGAGTCACTCGACGTCCTCCGGCGGGGCGACTACCGCGGCGTGCTCGCGGCCGCAAGCGAGGACGACCGCGTCGCCGACGCGCCGGTTACGTTCGTGGCGACCTCGACGTGGTGGCGCAACGCCTGGAAGTACGGCGAACGGACGTTTCGTCACGCCTTCTGGGACTCCGGGACGATCCTCGCCAACCTGCTCGCGGTCGCTCACTCCCGGGGGCTCCCCGCGTCGGTCACGCTCGGTTTCGCCGACGATCCCGTCGGTTCCCTTCTCGGGCTCGATCCGAGCGACGAAGCTCCGCTCGAACTCGTCCCGGTCGGCGTTGCCGAGTCAGCTCCGGCCGAGCCGGATGTCGACCCTATCGATCCGGAGACGGACCCGCTCTCGCCGGACCCGAAGACGTACTCGCTCATCGAACGGGCCTGGCGGGCCGGCACCCTCGCCGACGGCGACCGTGCCGAGGAGTGGCGACGTACGGCCAGGGACGCGGCCCCCGTCGGCACTCGGAATCCGGGCGACGGCGACACCGTCTCCCTCGAACCCGTCTCCCGCGAGACCGCCTCGAGTCGGCCGCTCGCGAACACGATCGTCAGGCGAGGCTCCTGTCGGGAGTACGACCGGGAACCGATCTCGTTTCGCAAGCTCTCGACGATCCTCGACCGGGCGATCCGTGCCGCCCCGCTCGACGTCCGCGACGAGGACGCCCCGGCGCTGTCGTTCGTCGAGCCCTTTCTCGTGGTCAACGGCGTCGACGGACTCGAGGCAGGAACCTACCACTACCACCCGGACGAGGCCCAGCTCGAGCGGCTCCGTCGGGGCGAGTGTCGCCAGGAGGCAGGTCACCTCGCGCTCGATCAGCGCCTCGGTGCCGACGCCGCCGTCTGTCTGTACTTCCTGACGGACCTCGAGGCGGTCACTGACGCGCTCGGCGACCGTGGCTACCGGCTGGCCCAGCTCGAGGCGTCGCTCGCGGCGGGTCGGCTCTATCTCGCGACCTACGCCCACCGGGCGCTCGGCGGCACCGGGTTGACGTTCTACGACGACGTCGTCACGGACTTCTTCGAACCTCGGGCCGACGGCGCGACGCCGACGTTTCTGTACACGATCGGCCGGCCGGCGAAGTGA
- a CDS encoding universal stress protein: MYEAILVAIDRSETARVVLESAIELADGLEVTVHVLTVVEPSGSPRRFGVAEVDALNRAAERLVDDVVDAYDARPDRDVDLSVELRRGRPTEVIVAYADEIDADLLCVGRRSRGRPASVGNTTDHLVRSSPVPVVVVPDPNAD, translated from the coding sequence ATGTACGAGGCGATCCTCGTCGCGATCGATCGGAGCGAGACGGCACGTGTCGTCCTCGAGAGCGCGATCGAGCTGGCCGACGGCCTCGAGGTGACGGTACACGTCCTCACCGTCGTCGAGCCATCTGGAAGCCCCAGACGGTTCGGCGTCGCGGAGGTCGACGCACTCAACCGTGCGGCCGAGCGTCTCGTCGACGACGTCGTCGACGCCTACGACGCTCGTCCCGATCGGGACGTCGACCTCTCCGTCGAACTTCGCCGCGGCCGACCGACCGAGGTGATCGTCGCGTACGCCGACGAGATCGACGCCGACTTGCTCTGTGTCGGTCGAAGGTCTCGAGGACGTCCGGCCAGCGTAGGAAACACGACCGATCACCTCGTACGGTCGTCGCCCGTCCCGGTCGTCGTCGTTCCGGATCCGAACGCCGACTGA
- a CDS encoding universal stress protein codes for MTHYLVPTDGSEQATEALRHVLERDADPEVTVLYVVELGRTGPEEFTPKWVDAELQHDAEKRAEETLEDAQSLAAEYDLEIETATAMGKPARSIVEYAEKADVDHVVMGSHGRDGLSRVLLGSVAETVVRRASVPVTVVR; via the coding sequence GTGACACACTACCTGGTTCCGACCGACGGCTCCGAACAGGCGACCGAAGCGCTCCGTCACGTCCTCGAGCGGGACGCAGACCCCGAAGTGACGGTCCTCTACGTGGTCGAACTCGGCCGCACCGGACCGGAAGAGTTCACGCCGAAGTGGGTCGACGCCGAGCTCCAACACGACGCCGAGAAGCGAGCCGAGGAGACGCTCGAGGACGCACAGTCACTCGCCGCGGAGTACGACCTCGAGATCGAGACGGCGACCGCCATGGGAAAGCCGGCGCGGTCGATCGTCGAGTACGCCGAGAAAGCGGACGTCGACCACGTCGTGATGGGAAGTCACGGCCGTGACGGCCTGTCCCGGGTCCTGTTAGGAAGCGTGGCCGAGACCGTCGTTCGTCGGGCATCCGTCCCGGTGACAGTCGTCCGGTGA
- a CDS encoding PAS domain-containing sensor histidine kinase, whose translation MDQDDGRLGGGIAPSTASASDGPLEDGPIPVCYLDTDDGGDTAAQTATWLERRRGRLSVTVETDAGAAIEAVEAGSVDCLVFGPTMAAETVLSLLESVRNRASRLPVVCYTDADTDESFVRELLAVEGADCVRTGGGGREILAARIVNAAVRYRAQTTATALEARRRISRRLTRHTLPSTIDPGPIAADNDGNGVVTTVREALLEYDPVARIEVATYDETTGTLEMLTTGGTETTDDGSVLEACHDATCDVLVDAIRTDRPVTVEAGDDVRRVPAGIDLEADDRLTVHSTAVGERRHVLVAAVTTARRGIGPPFLSELGPEIAHAISAIRLKVDCRRFHNAVEHAGHVVLITDDDGEIEYVNPAFESVTGYEREEAIGRTPSILQSGEHDDSFYEDLWKTIRAGEVWRGEVINERRDGTRYVINQTVAPIEDDRGETVGFVGINQDITDRKRRERDLAFLKRAVDQVGIGIGTYGTDGAFGYVNDRFAELLGTSVDELRDRHVADVTPALDRNEFDRYWGSFEEGETRVQETRLRRLDTAEELPVEAVTSHITVDDDPYQVGTVRDITDRKRRERELRRFRSAVEHAGHGVIITDRDGRIEYVNEAFEEMSGYAVSEAVGRTPAILNSGEHDESFYEDLWETILDGDVWRGEIANERADGTRYVVDQTIAPITDDSDDDPVGFVGINQDITELKNYERELERQNERLGEYGRMVAHDLRNPLTLLEAQLERLRSHLDADPDTPLASIAPAIRSDVGELEEIAEYMRRLIDDLLSMAEQGRLVLEAEETSLESVSREAWREVGDRDAELVVEDGRVEADPERLRGLLSNLFRNSVEHGSTSSRSQTDDSVEHGSTSSRPQADDSVAHGSTNGEPVGDPSVTVRAGPLAFDDGFFVADDGPGIPEDERDRVLERGYTTAEEGTGFGLAIVSRIADAHEWDLDVTESEDGGARFEFREQS comes from the coding sequence ATGGATCAGGATGACGGACGCCTCGGGGGTGGAATAGCTCCGAGTACGGCGTCGGCGTCGGACGGTCCGCTCGAGGACGGACCGATACCCGTCTGCTACCTCGACACCGACGACGGCGGCGACACCGCGGCGCAGACGGCGACGTGGCTCGAACGACGGCGCGGCCGTCTCTCGGTGACGGTCGAGACGGACGCGGGAGCCGCCATCGAGGCCGTCGAAGCCGGCAGCGTCGACTGTCTCGTCTTCGGGCCGACGATGGCGGCGGAGACGGTCCTGTCGCTGCTCGAGTCGGTTCGGAACCGGGCGTCACGCCTGCCGGTCGTCTGTTACACCGACGCCGACACCGACGAGTCGTTCGTTCGGGAGCTACTCGCCGTCGAGGGAGCCGACTGCGTTCGAACGGGAGGTGGCGGACGCGAGATTCTCGCCGCCCGGATCGTAAACGCCGCCGTTCGGTACCGGGCTCAGACGACGGCGACAGCCCTCGAGGCCCGTCGGCGGATCAGCCGGCGACTCACCCGCCACACGCTGCCGTCGACGATCGATCCGGGTCCGATCGCCGCCGACAACGACGGAAACGGGGTGGTGACGACGGTTCGGGAGGCGCTGCTCGAGTACGATCCCGTCGCCCGAATCGAGGTCGCGACCTACGACGAGACGACGGGAACGCTCGAGATGTTGACGACTGGCGGAACGGAGACGACCGACGACGGCTCGGTGCTCGAAGCCTGTCACGACGCGACCTGCGACGTCCTCGTCGATGCGATCCGAACGGATCGTCCGGTGACCGTCGAGGCCGGCGACGACGTGCGACGCGTCCCCGCCGGAATCGACCTCGAGGCGGACGACCGACTGACGGTTCACTCGACCGCAGTAGGCGAGCGCCGTCACGTCCTCGTTGCGGCGGTGACGACCGCACGGCGTGGCATCGGACCACCGTTTCTGTCGGAGCTCGGACCCGAGATCGCCCACGCGATATCCGCCATACGTCTGAAAGTCGACTGCAGACGGTTTCACAACGCGGTCGAACACGCCGGTCACGTCGTACTCATCACCGACGACGACGGAGAGATCGAGTACGTCAATCCGGCGTTCGAGTCGGTAACGGGGTACGAGCGCGAGGAAGCGATCGGACGGACGCCGTCGATACTCCAGTCCGGCGAACACGACGACTCGTTCTACGAGGACCTCTGGAAGACGATCCGTGCCGGCGAGGTCTGGCGAGGTGAGGTGATAAACGAGCGCAGGGACGGGACGCGGTACGTCATCAACCAGACCGTCGCACCGATCGAGGACGACCGTGGCGAGACCGTCGGCTTCGTCGGAATCAACCAGGACATCACCGACCGGAAACGTCGCGAACGGGATCTGGCCTTTCTCAAGCGAGCCGTCGACCAGGTCGGCATCGGTATCGGCACCTACGGAACAGACGGGGCGTTCGGATACGTCAACGACCGGTTCGCCGAACTGCTCGGGACGAGCGTCGACGAGCTCCGCGACCGTCACGTCGCCGACGTAACGCCGGCGCTCGATCGCAACGAGTTCGATCGCTACTGGGGCTCCTTCGAGGAGGGCGAGACCCGCGTCCAGGAGACGCGCTTGCGTCGGCTCGACACCGCCGAGGAGCTCCCCGTCGAGGCCGTCACCTCACACATCACGGTCGACGACGACCCGTACCAGGTCGGCACCGTCCGCGACATCACCGACCGGAAACGCCGCGAGCGGGAGTTGCGGCGGTTCCGCAGCGCCGTCGAACACGCCGGCCACGGCGTCATCATTACCGACCGGGACGGACGGATCGAGTACGTCAACGAGGCCTTCGAGGAGATGAGCGGCTACGCGGTCTCGGAGGCGGTCGGACGGACCCCAGCAATATTGAACTCCGGCGAACACGACGAGTCGTTCTACGAAGACCTCTGGGAGACGATCCTCGACGGCGACGTCTGGCGCGGCGAGATCGCCAACGAGCGTGCAGACGGCACCCGGTACGTCGTCGATCAGACGATCGCGCCCATCACCGACGACAGCGACGACGACCCGGTCGGATTCGTCGGAATCAACCAGGACATCACGGAACTGAAAAACTACGAGCGGGAACTCGAGCGACAGAACGAACGACTCGGCGAGTACGGTCGCATGGTCGCACACGACCTGCGAAATCCGCTGACCCTGCTCGAGGCCCAGCTCGAGCGGCTCCGAAGCCACCTCGACGCCGACCCGGACACCCCACTCGCGTCGATCGCACCCGCGATCCGATCCGACGTCGGTGAACTCGAAGAGATCGCCGAGTACATGCGTCGATTGATCGACGACCTGCTGTCGATGGCCGAGCAGGGTCGGCTCGTTCTCGAGGCCGAGGAGACCTCACTCGAGTCGGTCTCACGGGAGGCCTGGCGAGAGGTCGGCGACCGAGACGCCGAGTTAGTCGTCGAGGACGGTCGCGTCGAGGCAGATCCCGAACGGTTGCGGGGGTTGCTGTCGAATCTGTTTCGAAACAGCGTAGAGCACGGCTCTACGAGCAGTCGGTCACAGACCGACGACAGCGTGGAACACGGTTCCACGAGCAGTCGGCCACAGGCCGACGACAGCGTAGCGCACGGCTCTACGAACGGCGAGCCAGTTGGCGATCCGTCGGTCACCGTCCGTGCTGGCCCGCTCGCGTTCGACGACGGCTTCTTCGTCGCCGACGACGGCCCCGGCATCCCCGAGGACGAACGCGACCGGGTGCTCGAGCGAGGGTATACGACCGCCGAGGAGGGGACTGGCTTCGGCCTCGCGATCGTTTCCCGGATCGCCGACGCCCACGAGTGGGACCTCGACGTCACCGAGAGCGAAGACGGCGGCGCTCGGTTCGAGTTTCGCGAGCAGTCCTAG
- the uvrA gene encoding excinuclease ABC subunit UvrA: protein MSTEHIEVRGAQEHNLKDLDVSIPREELTVVTGLSGSGKSSLAFETVYAEGQRRYIESLSAYARNFLGQMDKPQVETVEGLSPAISIDQKNAANNPRSTVGTVTELHDYLRLLYARVGTPHCPECGREVGEQSAQNMVERLFELPEGTKAKLAAPVVRDQKGAFEDLFEELVSEGYARVEVDDEAYDLTVDDPELDENYDHTVDVIVDRVKISAADRPRIVDSVETALAEGEGILKVILPDPPAEAADDLGEEARSTGALGDESESDDDRLVVEFSKDLACTHCGIDVPEVETRSFSFNSPHGACPECEGLGETKEVDEGLVIQDESKPLKEVFEPWSYNRSYYRTRLDAVAAHFDVSLETPFSAVDPEIREAFLYGTDEEVVFKRQTKNGTRRKKKRFEGIIPNLERRYLETDSDSTREHIEDYMSVTECPACEGTRLKPASRAVLIDDVSITAVNAMSIGDALEHFESMEADLTEREKVIAEEILKEIRARLGFMCEVGLEYLTLDREASTLSGGESQRIRLATQIGSGLVGVLYVLDEPSIGLHQRDNDRLLDTLEELRDLGNTLIVVEHDEETMRRADNVIDMGPGPGKRGGEVVVNGPVEELKACEESITGEYLSGRKQIPVPDDRRDPDGALTVLGARQHNLDDLDVDLPLGCFTAITGVSGSGKSTLMHEVLYKGLAREMNDNTSVIPGDHDAIEGIEEIETVRLIDQSPIGRTPRSNPATYTGVFDYIRELFAETKLSKQRGYEKGRFSFNVSDGRCEECGGQGTVKIDMNFLSDVYVPCEECDGTRYNDATLDVTYKDKTIADVLEMSVEEAYDFFESSSRIRRRLQLLKDVGLDYMKLGQPSTTLSGGEAQRIKLAEELGKKDTGDTLYLLDEPTTGLHSEDERKLIDVLHRLVDDGNTVVVIEHELDLVKNADHVVDLGPEGGEHGGDVVATGTPEEIARLEDSHTGRYLRDLLPDVDLEGPRGERVEPVTAPTDDD from the coding sequence ATGAGCACGGAGCACATCGAGGTGCGAGGTGCACAGGAACACAACCTGAAGGACCTCGACGTCTCGATTCCTCGCGAGGAGCTCACCGTCGTCACCGGGCTCTCGGGCTCGGGGAAGTCCTCGCTCGCGTTCGAGACCGTCTACGCCGAGGGCCAGCGTCGGTACATCGAGAGTCTCTCGGCGTACGCCCGGAACTTCCTGGGCCAGATGGACAAACCCCAGGTCGAGACCGTCGAGGGGCTCTCGCCGGCGATCTCGATCGACCAGAAAAACGCCGCCAACAATCCTCGCTCGACGGTCGGGACGGTGACGGAGCTACACGACTACCTCCGGCTGCTGTACGCCCGCGTCGGGACGCCACACTGTCCGGAGTGCGGTCGCGAGGTCGGCGAGCAGTCGGCCCAGAACATGGTCGAACGGCTGTTCGAGCTCCCCGAGGGAACGAAAGCGAAACTCGCGGCCCCCGTCGTCCGCGACCAGAAGGGAGCGTTCGAGGACCTGTTCGAAGAACTCGTCTCGGAGGGATACGCCCGCGTCGAGGTCGACGACGAGGCCTACGACCTGACGGTCGACGACCCCGAGTTAGACGAGAACTACGACCACACCGTCGACGTGATCGTCGACCGCGTGAAGATCAGTGCCGCGGACCGGCCCCGCATCGTCGACAGCGTCGAGACCGCCCTCGCGGAGGGAGAGGGCATCCTGAAGGTGATCCTGCCGGATCCGCCCGCGGAGGCCGCAGACGACCTCGGCGAGGAGGCCCGGTCGACGGGCGCACTCGGCGACGAGAGCGAGAGCGACGACGACCGCCTCGTCGTCGAGTTCTCGAAGGACCTCGCGTGTACCCACTGTGGCATCGACGTCCCCGAAGTCGAGACTCGCTCGTTTTCCTTTAACTCGCCCCACGGTGCCTGTCCCGAGTGCGAGGGACTCGGCGAGACCAAGGAGGTCGACGAGGGTCTCGTGATCCAGGACGAATCAAAGCCCCTGAAGGAGGTCTTCGAACCCTGGAGCTACAACCGGTCGTACTACCGGACCCGGCTGGACGCCGTCGCTGCCCACTTCGACGTCTCCCTCGAGACGCCCTTCTCGGCGGTCGATCCGGAGATCCGGGAGGCGTTTCTCTACGGCACCGACGAGGAGGTGGTGTTCAAACGGCAGACGAAAAACGGCACCCGCCGGAAGAAAAAGCGCTTCGAGGGGATCATCCCCAATTTGGAGCGGCGCTACCTCGAGACGGATTCGGACTCCACCCGCGAGCACATCGAGGACTACATGTCGGTGACGGAGTGTCCAGCCTGTGAGGGCACGCGGCTGAAACCTGCCTCTCGCGCGGTGCTTATCGACGACGTCTCGATCACCGCGGTCAACGCGATGAGCATCGGCGACGCCCTGGAACACTTCGAGTCGATGGAGGCCGACCTGACCGAACGCGAGAAGGTCATCGCCGAGGAGATTCTCAAAGAGATCCGCGCCCGGCTGGGGTTCATGTGCGAGGTCGGCCTCGAGTATCTCACCCTCGATCGGGAGGCGTCGACGCTCTCCGGTGGTGAGAGCCAGCGCATTCGCCTCGCCACGCAGATCGGTTCCGGGCTCGTCGGCGTGCTGTACGTCCTCGACGAGCCCTCGATCGGGCTCCACCAGCGGGACAACGACCGGCTGCTCGACACCTTGGAGGAACTGCGCGACCTCGGCAACACCCTGATCGTGGTCGAACACGACGAGGAAACGATGCGTCGCGCGGACAACGTCATCGACATGGGTCCCGGCCCCGGCAAACGCGGCGGCGAGGTCGTCGTCAACGGTCCCGTCGAGGAGCTCAAGGCCTGTGAGGAGTCGATCACCGGCGAGTACCTCTCCGGGCGAAAACAGATCCCGGTGCCCGACGACCGGCGAGACCCCGACGGCGCACTGACGGTGCTCGGTGCCCGCCAGCACAACCTCGACGATCTGGACGTCGACCTCCCGCTCGGCTGTTTCACGGCGATCACCGGCGTCTCGGGCTCGGGCAAGTCCACCCTGATGCACGAGGTGCTGTACAAGGGACTCGCTCGCGAGATGAACGACAACACCTCGGTTATTCCAGGCGACCACGACGCGATCGAGGGCATCGAGGAGATCGAGACGGTGCGGCTGATCGACCAGTCGCCGATCGGCCGGACCCCCCGTTCGAATCCCGCGACCTACACCGGCGTCTTCGACTACATCCGGGAGCTGTTCGCCGAGACCAAGCTCTCGAAACAGCGGGGCTACGAGAAGGGGCGGTTCTCGTTCAACGTCTCGGACGGCCGCTGTGAGGAGTGTGGTGGCCAGGGGACGGTGAAGATCGACATGAACTTCCTCTCCGACGTCTACGTCCCCTGCGAGGAGTGTGACGGCACCCGCTACAACGACGCCACGCTCGACGTCACCTACAAGGACAAGACGATCGCCGACGTGCTCGAGATGTCCGTCGAGGAGGCTTACGACTTCTTCGAGTCCTCGAGTCGCATCCGCCGGCGGCTCCAGCTACTCAAAGACGTCGGGCTGGATTACATGAAACTCGGCCAGCCATCGACGACGCTGTCGGGTGGGGAGGCCCAGCGGATCAAACTCGCCGAAGAACTGGGGAAGAAAGACACCGGCGACACGCTGTACCTGCTCGACGAGCCCACGACCGGCCTCCACAGCGAGGACGAGCGCAAACTCATCGACGTCCTCCACCGGCTGGTCGACGACGGCAACACCGTCGTCGTCATCGAACACGAACTCGATCTCGTGAAAAACGCCGACCACGTCGTCGACCTCGGCCCCGAGGGCGGCGAACACGGTGGCGACGTGGTGGCGACGGGCACCCCCGAGGAGATCGCCCGCCTCGAGGACTCGCATACGGGTCGGTACCTCCGGGACCTGCTTCCGGACGTCGACCTCGAGGGCCCGCGTGGCGAACGCGTCGAACCTGTGACAGCACCGACCGACGACGACTGA